The Labrus mixtus chromosome 16, fLabMix1.1, whole genome shotgun sequence genome window below encodes:
- the bet1 gene encoding BET1 homolog has protein sequence MRRAGLGEGGSGNYVASGYSVHEEENEHLQEGLRAKVTALKSLSIDIGTEVKYQNTMLDDMDSDFDSTGGLLGATIGRVKQLSRGSQTKLLCYMLLFCFFVFFVLYWFIKLR, from the exons ATGAGGCGCGCCGGTTTGG GTGAAGGAGGCTCTGGAAACTATGTAGCGAGTGGATACAGTGTGCATGAAGAGGAGAATGAACACCTGCAGGAGGGACTGAGGGCCAAAGTCACAGCTTTGAAAAGT TTGTCTATCGACATCGGGACAGAAGTGAAATACCAGAATACAATGCTGGATGACATG GACTCGGACTTTGACTCGACAGGCGGACTGCTTGGTGCCACCATCGGCAGAGTGAAGCAGCTGTCCAGAGGCAGTCAGACCAAACTGTTGTGCTACATGCTGCTCTTCtgcttttttgtcttcttcgTCCTGTACTGGTTCATCAAGCTGAGGTGA
- the zgc:85777 gene encoding probable acyl-CoA dehydrogenase 6 — protein sequence MALREGALRLNLLVSSRNLYKFNSFTGVRSLSENVSSKPESSSAPETAADHLIYTQEHFALKESLRKIIDQEINPHVDQWEAEGKFPAHKVFKILGSAGFLGVNKPVEYGGLGLDFSYSVAVSEELGNIRCGGVPMAIGVQTDMTTPALARFGSAELKKEYLLPSIMGDKVACLGVSEVGAGSDVSSIMTKAVRKGDEYVINGGKMWTTNGTQADWMCLLANTSDGPPHRNKSLICVPMNLPGIHIARKIDKLGMWSSDTAEVFFDDVRVPCKNIIGQEGMGFTYQMLQFQEERLWAVANILTTMDIIIQETIQYTRQRKIFKQPVLHHQAVHFRLAELQTEVELLRSLLHRATALYIKGNDVTKLASMAKLKGGRLARELSDSCLQFWGGMGFTSDVLVSRFYRDSRLMSIGAGADEVMLGIISKYMDTLPKK from the exons ATGGCGCTGCGCGAAGGAGCCCTGCGTTTAAACTTGCTAGTCAGCAGCCGTAATTTGTACAAGTTCAACTCATTTACTGGTGTCCGGTCTTTGTCTGAAAATGTGTCATCTAAACCCGAGTCTTCCAGTGCCCCAGAGACCGCAGCTGACCATTTAATCTACACACAAGAGCACTTTGCATTAAAGGAGTCCCTCAGAAAG ATCATCGACCAGGAGATCAACCCTCATGTGGATCAGTGGGAAGCAGAAGGGAAGTTTCCAGCCCACAAAGTCTTCAAGATCTTAGGAAGTGCCGGTTTTCTTGGAGTTAACAAACCAGTCG AGTATGGAGGCCTGGGTCTGGACTTCAGCTACAGTGTCGCCGTGTCCGAGGAGTTGGGAAACATCCGCTGTGGAGGCGTCCCCATGGCAATCGGCGTACAGACTGACATGACTACTCCAGCACTGGCCAG gtttggatcagctgaattaaaaaaagagtacctccttccctccatcaTGGGAGACAAAGTGGCCTGCCTGGGTGTTAGTGAAGTCGGAGCCGGCTCTGATGTCTCAA GTATCATGACCAAGGCTGTGAGGAAAGGGGATGAATATGTGATTAATGGGGGGAAGATGTGGACTACCAACGGTACCCAGGCTGACTGGATGTGTCTCCTCGCCAACACCAGTGACGGCCCTCCACACAGGAACAAATCTCTCATCTGTGTGCCCATGAACCTGCCTG GAATACACATCGCCCGCAAGATTGATAAGCTGGGCATGTGGTCATCGGACACAGCTGAAGTGTTCTTCGATGACGTCCGTGTTCCCTGCAAGAACATCATCGGCCAGGAAGGCATGGGCTTCACCTACCAGATGCTTCAGTTCCAGGAAGAGAGGCTCTGGGCTGTGGCCAATA TCCTAACCACGATGGACATCATCATTCAGGAAACGATCCAGTACACGCGGCAGAGGAAGATCTTCAAGCAGCCTGTCCTCCACCACCAGGCAGTTCACTTCAGGCTGGCAGAGCTGCAGACGGAGGTCGAGCTGCTACGCTCCCTCCTCCACCGTGCAACAG cgTTGTACATTAAAGGCAACGATGTGACCAAGCTGGCATCCATGGCCAAATTAAAGGGGGGCCGCCTGGCCAGGGAGCTGAGTGACAGCTGTCTGCAGTTTTGGGGAGGAATGGGCTTCACCAGTGACGTGCTGGTCAGCAGATTCTACAG GGATTCCAGGTTGATGTCGATCGGTGCAGGGGCTGATGAGGTCATGCTGGGAATTATCTCTAAGTACATGGACACTCTACCCAAGAAGTGA
- the gngt1 gene encoding guanine nucleotide-binding protein G(T) subunit gamma-T1 — translation MPVINVDDLTDKDKAQMEVTQLKTEVKLERWLTSKCCEEIKDYIQAGVEEDILVKGMPEDKNPFKEKGGCVIC, via the exons ATGCCGGTCATAAACGTAGATGACTTGACGGACAAGGACAAGGCTCAGATGGAAGTGACTCAACTGAAAACTGAAGTGAAACTTGAGAGGTGGTTG ACATCTAAATGTTGCGAGGAAATTAAGGACTACATCCAGGCCGGGGTGGAGGAGGACATCCTGGTCAAAGGCATGCCAGAGGACAAAAACCCCTTCAAGGAGAAAGGTGGCTGTGTCATCTGCTAG
- the tfpi2 gene encoding tissue factor pathway inhibitor 2, whose protein sequence is MEFCTLALLALFSSLYSALALAPKGVCLLQVDEGPCRGDIERYYYNTITQKCEIFYYGGCQGNANNFKSFQECQKTCFRIPKIPQICRFTKEEGPCRALFHMYFFNMTTMQCEPFSYGGCMGNSNRFQDLTSCMEYCSPRKTIPVLCLDQLDKGKCSASIPRYYYNTATKMCEEFIYSGCGGTSNNFVSRQNCMDVCVKAAKKHSIQSKGRRRRRRRNNVITFLQA, encoded by the exons ATGGAGTTTTGCACATTAGCGCTACTCGCACTGTTTTCCTCGTTGTACAGCGCGTTGGCCCTGGCACCTAAAG GCGTGTGCCTTCTTCAAGTGGACGAGGGACCTTGCAGAGGAGATATTGAGCGCTATTACTACAACACTATCACCCAGAAGTGCGAGATTTTCTACTATGGAGGCTGCCAGGGGAATGCCAATAACTTCAAGAGTTTTCAGGAGTGCCAGAAAACCTGTTTCAGAATCCCAA AGATTCCCCAAATCTGCAGGTTTACTAAAGAGGAGGGACCCTGCCGTGCCCTCTTCCACATGTACTTCTTCAACATGACCACCATGCAGTGTGAGCCCTTCTCTTATGGAGGCTGCATGGGCAATTCTAACCGATTCCAAGACCTCACATCCTGCATGGAGTACTGCAGTCCCCGGAAAA ctattCCCGTGCTCTGTCTGGACCAACTGGACAAAGGGAAGTGTTCAGCCTCCATTCCTCGTTATTACTACAACACAGCCACCAAAATGTGTGAGGAGTTCATCTACTCGGGCTGCGGAGGGACCAGCAACAACTTTGTCTCCCGGCAGAACTGCATGGACGTGTGTGTAAAAG ccgCCAAAAAACACTCAATCCAAAGCAAAGGTCgtcgcaggaggaggagaagaaataaTGTCATCACATTCTTGCAGGCGTAG